The genomic window attttttaattgattgggtattttttaaattactactacaccataatattatttcaagccGTACTTGGGtattattgaacattatatcaactaattgaaacattttagttcagtaacaattattgttcAGCATACATTTTAAGCTGTttcaaagtaattataatagtactataCAGGTCAActtaacaaatgtatttaacactttatatatttgcggatacataaatcataaataataatgactgacatgcataaatattataggtagaatATAGCAATTTCAGTCTtgaatatactaattaatatcttaattcATCCCAATGaataagttttgatttttgaatttagtCATAAACTTTCTTGAACTAAAAGTGTTAacaaatttcagttttaaaataaaaatgattttaaatatttcatttatcagAATTCAGAGTCAAACGATAAGTAgccatttaaaaacaaaataaattatattgtgcatGCACAAAATGAAAgtgttaagtttaaataagaacatttcccttataatactatttcctAAGCTATCCCTACCAAGATATTAAGTGGTACATTCAAAACTGCACACAACactgtatattacatattttacaattataataaaaacaaatactacaTTTTGAGAGTAAACATAAAAGAAATGTAcccatttttaagaaatatcaaTCTTAAAGGataatagcaataaaataattagatattaatcaaaaactacaattatttacaaaatttgttagaaattgaaaaaattttattttcaacatataAAGCAAATTATGAGACTTTAAgcattaattgaaaaataatcttcCACTTTTAACAcgacaaattaaattagtgaCACTTTTATCCCaagaataaaacttaaaaacacattaacaACAACTTTAACCATGCATAAAGCGAtcgaaaatcaaaattagCAGACTGtagaagaaatataaattgaatatacaaTCTACAAAATGGATggtaacagaaaaataaatatcttaaattaatatatttaattttactctaTATTTTGGTCAAGAATAATGCATTTCAGTTGtactaagtataaattataactcaaCTGTAATAGTAACAGTGAATAGTGATAGATATTATCCTATGCACTTACCATAATAAGACATCTATTCCATGACAGCAATATTGGAGGCAATGTTATATCAATAATGTCAACATCTTTTGCAactctatttaatattcgtcCACTAGGCGTAATATTAAAGAAGCTCATTTTAGCGTGCATTATATTCTTAAGCATGCTATCATGCAAAATTCGAGAAGCTATTAAACAACCGACATATAATGTGGTTGTGCCAAGTACTACTGTTAAAACTGCAAAATtgttggtaaaatatattaataaaagcaaaaaaaaaaaaataatataaaattggaaaagccaaatcaaatttaagtttaaaagcaCTTCTAATAATGttcattatagttaaaataactaaattgtaCAAGTGCATAAGCTAAagctaaataataagatataaaaactCATTAgctgcaatttaaaaatattatgccgtttatttttaagcatGTAAGTGCAATAGaacctataaattaaacaattttatattattgtttataatatatttaatattgtcacTCAGTTTAAACACAGTcaaatactaaaaactaagGATTTcaacaaaagaaataaaattaatattattaagaaacctAAAAGAATTTcctcatatttaataaaatgttaattacatttttataaaaagcgATTTTAGgtttagaattttatatatactagaATGAAGGTTATCACTGTAcaggatatttttaaaatatttattgtggcCTATCTTAAAATCCAATTTCAAGCTTGAAAGTTAAATAAAGGTGGAACTTCTGCTATATAGTGgatttaagtatactttatCATGGTTGAAGTTACTGtaatatgtgtttaattttaatttttaactcaataataaaaataatactaatttttattattacaaataataactaaatcatTTGatctaaaatcaattttgagaGGAAGCAGAATATTGGCCTCTATTCTaaggttatatatttaataaccttATTAGTAATACTCCAGTTTGGATTAACTTTTGccaaaaaatttcatttactacattattacaatattatattatagaattattgcaattaactttaaaataagttaaatatttttaaaaattccttgtaaatattaattaataaataataataatacacaaaatagcaaaacaatttaagtccctacacattattttaattataataaaatagctaaaatcaatatattttattttaatatcaaaatttgttaaaaatgtctgaaaagaaaatgatttttaaatagataaccACTTTGCTGTACAGAAGGAAATAATCAAGTTGATCGGTCATGGTTATAAtggatatgttaaatttgaattcaataataaataattacatacgaAAAATCAATTGTTAGTGGGACCTATCTTTAttaccaaatatattttattatacacagtgGTACCTCAATAACTCGAATTTTCAATAactctgattttttttcactccCTACCGATTTGAGTTATTGAGGTttcactttatttatattgctattataataacttgttTTACTAGTTATGATACGAAAggtgaaaaacaatataatagatgactaatagctaaaaattaatctaaatactttaaaaatgccattatgtaaagtaaatataataataataatatatatacaaatttctaGTCcccactaatatttttaaataacaacaaaataactaaaattgttattttttgtttaatagttttatccaaatttttattaacatttaaaaatgtgtattatattttttaggtattgAGGTTTcagtaattttcaattaatagctataaaaattgaacattttataaatttttactatactaatatttaatgaaaatatcagGTCCtacaatagttattttttcaaaggtataaaaaaaaattagttttgtcAAAAACATGTTGAActcaaactaaattttatgctccaaaaaaaaaaaaaaacaaaaaacaaaaattttaaaactaatacattCTTTGCTCTActaagaatctaaaaataattaataaaaataagcaaataataataagcacaGTAATTTGTTTTGCTTAACTTACAAATTTCctgtttgttaaaattaataaaacacaaaatagcATACGccaattatacataatgttacAAAATGAAAGCTTGAAGTATTAAAACCCAATAGTGCGCTGCCAAAAATATggaagtatttatatttttaaaataaataaagctttgtaaaaacaagaaattgatggtttaaataacatatttaattattatactcatatataaacaaaatttgagTTTTGTTTTTAGCCATAAATTGTGTTTCTTTAAATGCactaattattctaataagaataaaaattataaaataactatctaataaattttttatttaaagaaagagaatttttaatttgtacaataaacatgagaataaataaatttagtaattaaaggatgaaatttagaaaaaaatggtgttctatgaaaacataaaacttaaattcataaaaaaaacatcagaaaatatgatttttatgataaacaaataaatttagaatagaATTGGTTTTTAGATAAgacatattgaatattttagctATCAATAActgtaattaagtattttattaaccaatattaattcaatatttaaattgtatctactacttatattttaaaataaaacttacaccatttcaataatagtttctaacaataaaaactaattaaatcatacaaaaatatttagctgccaatttaaaaaaactcaaattatGCCAtgattaagttataatacattatataatttaaacaatagcGTAACAAATGAAAAACTGGTTAAGCGGTTAAgcttatactaaaatactaaaataaaaagcttCTCtacactaaattataaaatataaaaataaaattattaaactacattcacacatatacaatatttaaaagttaattttcaaCCAGAGATATGTTTAtacaactaattaaaattataacaaacataaaaataaaaaatggtcaATATAAAGGTTTTCATAGAACATAAGCATAAAATGCATTTCAATAtatgttattgaatttaaaattttatttaagcttACGAtgcaaatttttgatttaaaaattcatcagtatttgaaaaaactttaaatcttcattaagaaatgttttaaaaaaatttagggAAATGAATAGATAAatcttaatttgtttatttttaataccaaatatagtaaaatcctagcacttattataataaataaataaataaatttataatgtataatgtgtaagATGTAGAATAATATTGGACACACCAAgctaaagtataaactatatacataagacatatattttaattcgaatTTACCGAAAATACAGTTTGAATAGTTGATCTTAATATGAATGGCAATACATTATCAATAGTATCAATGTCCTTAGATACTCTGTTCAAGATACGACCAATAGGTGTTGTATCAAACAGGCTTAATGGATTCTTGAAAATCCGTGTATTGATCAattggtataatttttcaGCAGCTACTACTGTGCCTAACGATAAAGCTATTGCCGCTGTCACCGTCGATACAACTACaccaaatcaaaaatatttaaaataaactaaaatatagaaactaGACAGATTAGTTCAAAATAAAGCAACATAGTTGTTTGGAGCTGAAACTCCTTTAAATTatctcattattaatataattaaagattagatcatataaaagtatacataaatatttaacaatataaacacacaaatgtatttatttgtatatttataaaatcatcaatTATTCATATccaataactcaaaaaatttttaagtgatatgaacaattatttactaatatttaatcttcAAACCAAACATAACACACAATAATTtggttctaaaataaaaaaaaaatttaattaattaactaaagaCAGGATTTATTTATTGCACAATAtcaaactgttatttaactataaaaatattagttattctttagaattattttatactatatataatttaaaacaaaccatgcctgtaacataattaatcaaattgatcaaaaaatttgtaaattcttGTAAAagcctaaaattatataacaaaatacattaatttaggTAAATTGTCAgccaactatttatttttagagatatcagatatttaaactaatttattatgatagacTTTTtgcagtaaaatttaattttgtttttaaattctagtAAGATCAATTTAGGGAAATTCTTACACAACATTTTCaagcttaaaattttaaaattgaacataatacaatatttaaatgctaaaataaattttgttaacatAACAATTGATATATGTAAGAAAAAGTCTCAAATTTTAGATAATCTCCCCACCAAGAAATATGTCtgtatatatcattatgtttcaatatacgaaggattttaaaattaaatagttatcaaTTCAAAGATTATCCTgacagattttaaaaaatgtactcagctacaactaatattaaacaaatatccaataattttaaatataccaaaacatttaaaatgttctatcGATATGGTTGTGAATTttgatgtaattaattattataccagtacctatgttgaattatttttatatattttttaaaaatgtttattattatttatatgtatattaaaaattgtaccgctattttaattttaatttagtatactgATGAGTAACATACGTTTTGCTgctgtaaattgtttttttgtaaatggAGTTTACTccgtatgaaataaataattgtaattgaatattgaatttaaatataactagtaacaaaaaaaaatattagttagaaattgtacatttataaatgattatatatttctaaagaCAACAAAACAAATGATTTGTTTGATTAATCCAGACCCATCAATAAGCAACAATATAAACCAAATATTgctttatagtaaaataagaaatattaagaattattaactataaataatcaaaataaatcgatttaaGAGTACCCCACTTctgcatgtgttgtctccatCTTACATAAATCCAATATAGTACATTTTTGTTCAGCAGAATCAATTTTATgctgttagctttaatattagagtcaatttatctaatattaaactctaagataataatattatctaaagcATCTTGAAggcttttattaatattttaatttttaagtgagcTACaggcattttaaaattttaatattttacataactagaattataatattatgaccttTAAGTTTgttaataggtaaattaactctaatattaaatctaacactataaaattaacttcattgaataaaaatttgctatgttgtatgaatataaaaagaagACAACACGTGTGAGTAGCTCAGTAGCATGCTCTTgaccaatattaatatgatattttaattaaaccacaatataaatacttattatttcaatatattgtattgtgaaatcattattttcacaACCCATGGCTCATAGTATTCATaatgttaaaactatattggtttaaataaaaaaatataaaaaacaattttttttaaaacgtaacttttaagttgttaataattttactaaaatttaaatttaaattgatttatcaaatagtttaaaatgaatactttatttaatacaaaaacatagaaatttgatttatacctCAATTTACACTACCCAACACATTGACGGCaagttacatttaaatatgaatacaatataacaaatattttatgatataataataatacactgacACATCTAACTAAACTCTGACTCACaagagaaatattaatatttcgtgCATGTAGACTGACATGGCCGACAATTAAAGGCACCATTAACCAATTTCCTCGCTATATGCTAAGACGCACTGTGACATGTATACAGAGTGTCATAAATACATGTTAATACTATAcagaattatgttttattatctgTACAAacatacaatgaaaatattgaaaaatattgaggGATTCATcgacatttattttgaaaatattactaccaccatgcaaataataaaaaattaaattaaaaagtaaatgcgCTATTTAGTTTACTCAACACAGAACATAGACACAATGCACTCTTTACTATAGCaatctatattttagtaatattataacccaCACTATTAGCATTAAGTGTTGCTAATCATTACCAAACAATTATCGATATGCTAATGAATGGAGAATATGAGTACtcaaatgaattttaatcaaGACTCAGTAATTTTCTCTCGTGAGCCAGAATAAAGCATTAAACGgttaataaaactatgtaatttataacaagTCTCAACTGCATATACTGCTTGCATTGCTTGACATGTTCTATATAATCATGCTCTTGTAGagtataacacatttttttcattaaacgtTATTGACcagttatttgaaaaatagataGAGTTGAATTTGTCTCAacgtaaattacattaattcattaaaatagttaagcctacaaaataatagttataaacttttctaaaaacttaacttattttttgaagtaGTCACTTTATCAGCTACTATACTTAACTTATTTAGTATCACTTATAgttgtaaaaatgaatttattaatataataatataacatatttttcattccaCTTACGTCAAATTTACTAAGTaagtcatacattttttaataaaattgatatttatattttaggagTTTCATAACTTACCTTGACCAAATCCAAGAAGTCCATAgacagataaatataaatttcttttgcttatattttcttttccgTGAACATGAGAAGTATCATCATTAGACCATACAGAAAGccaaatatttgatgaaatagAAAATCCTtggaatataatacttaaaacaatTGTAGATATGCACAAAAAAGGTCCAATCGACTtcaaataatgtacataaactTCCCATTTGAccttaaattagaatttaaaattaaaataacatttaaacattaaaaaggtttataaaaatatacacatacactGCCTGTTTCAGCTTTTTCCACTTCAATCAATTTAGCCTGCTGATCAATGATAGGTAAAGGAATAGTTTTTTCAGAATCAATAGACCTTtgcctaaaatttaaaattaaatattaaataaccaaCAAGTTTAgacatagttaatattataatgatgaacACAATCTTGTAtaagttatgaataattattgtatgtaaaaaGAGTCACTCAAATTAACCTaaccatatttataaaacactacatttacatttatatttggaTCAATGACTGAATGACTATGACAATAGGTTTAGGTTAtgaaatgacaaaataaaatgatacataGTATGAAGAGTACATAAAGCATATGCACTGAAATAACCTAGCCACCCATTTGTACTGTTATGGTACACGCTCAAGTTATAGTTTGTTTTTGAACAAAACTGAGTTCCTATAATCTATTCAGTTTAAGATTCAACCACTCGAACAAAGAAAACTATATTCCATTTCAAAAGAGATTATACCGGGCGGCCACGGTCAAAACCGGTTTTGTTACGTAAATCTGGTATAATCTCTTTTGAAACGGAGTATAGTGAATTTGGTGCATCCTCACTATTTGCAACCTCcacttaaattaatgattctcGGTATACACAGCTACAACACTATCACCAATAATCAACAACTCTTACTAATGATAGTCAACCAAttacataacataacatttgcTTAGGGTAGTCAAACAGTAATCAGTCCATGTGTTTGTGAAATCGGATCAATATTAACCTAAAGTACATAAAATTCTCAATATTTTGCAATAACCAATATTAGTCTAtacgatatacataataccactgctaagatattaataattagtatttaattttaaaaaacattaaaatttatatgctTTTCAACatgtcataaaaatgttctataacatattacaaccctaataaaattaatgtgagACATCATCTCAAGgatcataatatcataggttaggttacctTTGCATTGAAGAATTTGAATTGGATTCACTTCTTTGAcgaacatatttttcttttaaatctgCAGGTGCGTCTTCTAATAACTTATCAATttctaaacaaattaattttgataattacttaaaacaaaatgttactATTGCCAAAGCTGCATTTATATTACCAATTTCATCAGCTTTAAGTTCACTTTGTTCTTGCATATGCAAAATTAAGAAATCAGCAAAATCTCCTTTCTTATCCAGCAATTCTTTGTAAGTACCAGACTCAGACACTTGACCATCTTTCATTACCACAATTAAATCAACTTCTCTAAGATAAGTAATACTATGGGTGACCAAAATTcgtgtctataaaaaaataataattataataataatttaattttttttttttaaatcaagtaataccacattaatatgaaattttaaattataataattactttttttcgcAACAATCCTGTAGGTCCAATAActtgttcaaaaatatgtttaccgACATGTGAATCAACAGCACTTAATGGATCATCCAAAAAATAGATATCACTTTCTTTATAAACCGCTCTTGCCAAACTTACTCTTTGTTTTTGGCCTCCACTTAAATTTATCccctataaaattatcaatttgatatataataaatatgtaaatacaaattataatgaagaAATGTAATACATACCTTTTCACCAATTTCTGTATCATCGCCTGCTGGAAGCATTTGGAAATCAGCTCTCAATGCACATGCATCAATGACCTTGCTATAAATTCTATCACTTAATGTCTGaccaaacaatatattatctttaagtgATGTATTCTGTATCCAAGCTTGCTGTGGTACATATGCTATAGAtccctaaaaattaatttattattgttatttaagttaaaaaaaacttacatttatttaaataataaatctttcaACACTTACTTTAGTATTAACTCTACCAGAAACTTTTTCCATTTCACCAAGAAAAGCTGATACTAAAGAACTCTTCCCAGAACCGACAGTACCTACTACAGCAACTAATTGTCCAGATGAAACTcgtaaatttatgtttgataaTGTTGGTGGGTCAGTTGGTTCACCCCAAGTGAATGTACCATTTTCAATTACAAGAGGATcctctaaaaatcaaaataaattaataaaatttttaaaaaatttttaaattattatttatatcaaataaataaaaaatgttacatacTTTCATCAGAATCATGAGTAACAGAATCGGGATCCAACTCTTCTGAGTtcataaacttatttattctttttacagATACACTCgactgtaagtataaaatattaataagacttaaaagaaacaatagttattaaaatacttatatgatGCTAAACAAAACACTTACTTGAACTACATTTGACACAAACATAGGTAACATAGATAACGGGAAAcgtaaaatgttgaataaagATAAAGAAACAAAAGCTGTTTGTGCATCCAATATATGGCTATCATCAGATAATACATAAACTGCAAAAGTTACTAatgatacctaaatataataaagtaaaattgatttagctacaaaacaaataaatactacaaaattattgagTACATAAGATAGAAAATgctttaattctttaaaatttaattaaaatggttaataaaacgttttaatacCAGGAATGGAGCACAAGCCCAAATAAATGAAGTAGCTGCATTCAAATAAGCTGCAGTGCGAAGCACTTTAATTTCTTTTCCTCGAATATCCAACACTTTTTGTTCAAAACTTGGTTCCCaagcatataattttaaaacctgaaagattaatatgtaaaaattaatcatgtttaaattgaattcaaaataatattacttttattccGGACAAAATttcattcattaatttaactcTTTGgtctttatttttcatttgtttgatCTGAAGATTTCTTGCTTTTGCAGCTACAAAACCATTTATTGGTATCAAAACTATCATTACAAATAGACCAGCAAGTACACTAGGTCCTAGTGATTGCCACAAAAAGTATATTGCAAGACCAATTTGAAATGGAGCTGACCAAATCATATTCAGATAAGTTGTCAGATCAACAAATCTATGAGCATCAACAGCCATCAAATTAACTATTTCACCAACAGTAAAAGTTTTTCTAGCTGTATTTGAAATTCTCAAagccttaaaaataaatattttaaataatataatttatcttataagGTAACtgtaaatgaaaatgtttacttttcgATAAATAGCAGAAGTAAGTGCAGTTCGTACACGCATACCAACGAGATACATACGATGAAAATATTGAgacaatattaatgtttgtaaTGTTGCTGTTAACATCataagaaaaacataaaaatatcctCTCCACAGTGGTTCATCTGAATTTCCCACAAATGCTATCAAATATctgaaaaaatacataagtactTGTAATTAGCTACCTATATAAGTCATTTGACTCATTTGAATGATGACTTACTTAAGAACTTGTGGACTCACAAACACTAAACAATCTTCAATTACTTTTAGAAATGTTCCAAACAAAAATGTACGACCAAATGATTTACATAAAGCAGGAAGAATGGATGcttcattttgatttttagtacCACGAATAATTCTTGAATAATCAGTAGGTGATACTTCAATACTTCCATctgatttatgtttaatataagatgCTTTTGCATTGTCTGATAACctgaagtataattttttatttattttagaagcatcataattataacacattaacatataatataaacagaaatattaagattactatttttaagtaattcaaTTAGGTACATCATACATCAATTAGCTTACTTtagatatattgattttattaataagattttttattaagttgaagtaaatgtaaaacaatactATCCATAAAGGGTTATTATATGTCCTGGATTTTATAGGACACTATTGGTTTCATGATTTATATCTCAATGTCTCAAAGAGAGGTCTCtggacaaaaaaaatgtaccagAAAATgttgagtttttaaaatgctAGTTTCtgttaaatgcataaaaacattaatgaatataaattaacataaaacctAATTTAACCTTATCTACTCTTACTCAATatcttaattttgttttatttttagtttccaATTAACCGGAgtggtttattatttgtactacACCAACTaactgtatatactatattttattccattaaacaatgaaagataatataataacggatTAGTTCTACAAGAAAATATGCTACAAGAAAACAAAAACTGGTTGGCTTAACACACCTACCACTAAAATGTTGACACATGCAAGAGATACTACAGCATATTCTCTCATAGAACAGAGTATAAAAGGTTACatagatgttttaaattagtagtTCTCAACCGAGTAGAATTTAGATACTGCACAGGGAgaatataatgatgatgaataatatctaataaaatgaaataaaataaatgtcattatgattatttgtaGGGCTGGGATTTTGATGCAAGCATCTTTTTTCTGGTATTTTGATATGATGCtccataagtataaaatatgttttaggtGATATTTTTGGACGATTTTAGTGCATTTTCTCagtttaagaataatttttacaattatgatcgtaaaatgaatgaaaattgTTACGATTAACAAGaaactttttacaaaatgCCGACGgtacaaatcataaattatacagcACAAGTTATCGTCAATAACAATTTCATCATAACTAGGTCTCGATAAGTACAACTGAGTTAGTAAGCAATTAGTATGTCCAAAACTAAACAAGtaacaaatactataaaaataaaaaataaaattatttttccaatttttaagctataataaacataatttaaatgcatttttgtattgcatttttttttgtcatttttgcattttttgagattt from Aphis gossypii isolate Hap1 chromosome 1, ASM2018417v2, whole genome shotgun sequence includes these protein-coding regions:
- the LOC114127472 gene encoding multidrug resistance-associated protein 1 isoform X2, with the translated sequence MELSDLDGFCGSPFWDWNLSWNTTDPDVTLCFEKTALIWSPCLFLWLFTPLEVYYLVHSRYRDIPWNWLNLTKLGGAALLCLLSIIDIAYAIIQYSSGMPIYSVDFYTPLVKLITFGLVMVLITANRARGLRSSGLIFLFWLSLAFCGIVQYRTEFRLAFSDVPSEKYQLISYMVYYPLVLIQFVLNFFADSDPRLSDYAPVEKPCPEMKASYPSRILFTWFDALAWTGYNRPLETKDLWNMNYDDSSREVVPVFDKHWERSLIKAKLSDNAKASYIKHKSDGSIEVSPTDYSRIIRGTKNQNEASILPALCKSFGRTFLFGTFLKVIEDCLVFVSPQVLKYLIAFVGNSDEPLWRGYFYVFLMMLTATLQTLILSQYFHRMYLVGMRVRTALTSAIYRKALRISNTARKTFTVGEIVNLMAVDAHRFVDLTTYLNMIWSAPFQIGLAIYFLWQSLGPSVLAGLFVMIVLIPINGFVAAKARNLQIKQMKNKDQRVKLMNEILSGIKVLKLYAWEPSFEQKVLDIRGKEIKVLRTAAYLNAATSFIWACAPFLVSLVTFAVYVLSDDSHILDAQTAFVSLSLFNILRFPLSMLPMFVSNVVQSSVSVKRINKFMNSEELDPDSVTHDSDEKDPLVIENGTFTWGEPTDPPTLSNINLRVSSGQLVAVVGTVGSGKSSLVSAFLGEMEKVSGRVNTKGSIAYVPQQAWIQNTSLKDNILFGQTLSDRIYSKVIDACALRADFQMLPAGDDTEIGEKGINLSGGQKQRVSLARAVYKESDIYFLDDPLSAVDSHVGKHIFEQVIGPTGLLRKKTRILVTHSITYLREVDLIVVMKDGQVSESGTYKELLDKKGDFADFLILHMQEQSELKADEIEIDKLLEDAPADLKEKYVRQRSESNSNSSMQRQRSIDSEKTIPLPIIDQQAKLIEVEKAETGSVKWEVYVHYLKSIGPFLCISTIVLSIIFQGFSISSNIWLSVWSNDDTSHVHGKENISKRNLYLSVYGLLGFGQVLTVVLGTTTLYVGCLIASRILHDSMLKNIMHAKMSFFNITPSGRILNRVAKDVDIIDITLPPILLSWNRCLIMVTGTLVVISYSTPVFTAVIIPIGIIYYFIQRFYVATSRQLKRLESVSRSPIYSHFSETVTGATSIRAYGAETKFILQSEQKVDFNQTCYYPSTVANRWLAVRLETIGNFIIFFSSVFSVLGRDTLSPGIVGLSVSYALQITQTLNWLVRMTSEVETNIVAVERIKEYGETPQEAPWEVPTNLPPKEWPTNGEVQFKNLKVRYREGLDLALKGLDILVEGGQKVGIVGRTGAGKSSLTLSLFRIVEAAEGSILVDGVDISNIGLHTLRGRLTIIPQDPVLFSGTLRMNLDPTNSNTDEELWNSLKLAHLKDYVKGLVGGLDYEVSEGGDNLSVGQRQLVCLARALLRKTKLLVLDEATAAIDLETDDLIQTTIRSEFKDCTVLTIAHRLNTIMDSDKVIVLDNGFMVEYDSPANLLQEKSSVFYLMAKDAGLVQ